In Streptomyces sp. RFCAC02, the following proteins share a genomic window:
- a CDS encoding restriction endonuclease subunit S has translation MTKRILEGLCELIVDCKNRTPPEASQGEGIAFAIGTPHIVDGRIRLQDAKRVTQETFETWTARAVPRAGDIVLTREAPVGRVGRVEEGMKVCLGQRTMLLRADAAVADSRFLHYLLLSDEVQATLHAHASGSTVPHLRVAQVRTLPIPVIPSLDVQKQIGTVLGGLDDKIAANERVAEKSLELADVQFNRAAQGLDFGAETFGSVAAVVGGGTPSTKAEDYWSGGIAWATPSDVTALSSPYLFETSRTITAAGLDNCASQLYPAHSIFMTSRATIGAFALPQIPAAANQGFIVVLPPSSEMRWWLLHEMRSRVDEMISLANGSTFLELSRKNFKAMPIRLPSGEGLVEFARIADSLHQRAAQASAENRALVALRDTLLPQLMSGKLRVRDAEQIVEDAV, from the coding sequence GTGACCAAGCGTATTTTGGAGGGCCTTTGTGAACTGATTGTCGACTGCAAGAACCGCACGCCACCCGAGGCGTCGCAAGGTGAGGGAATCGCCTTCGCTATCGGCACCCCCCATATTGTCGACGGACGTATTCGCCTTCAGGATGCAAAGCGGGTGACTCAGGAGACATTTGAAACCTGGACGGCCCGCGCTGTGCCACGTGCAGGCGACATCGTTTTGACAAGGGAAGCCCCTGTTGGTCGCGTGGGAAGAGTCGAGGAGGGCATGAAGGTCTGCCTCGGCCAGAGGACAATGCTCCTACGCGCTGACGCTGCGGTAGCGGATTCGCGATTCCTGCATTACCTCCTTCTCAGCGACGAGGTGCAGGCCACACTCCATGCTCACGCGTCTGGTTCGACAGTTCCTCATCTGCGAGTTGCGCAAGTTCGAACTCTCCCAATTCCTGTCATTCCTTCTCTTGATGTCCAGAAGCAGATCGGTACGGTGCTTGGGGGGCTGGACGACAAGATTGCGGCCAACGAGCGCGTCGCGGAAAAGAGTCTGGAGCTTGCTGATGTCCAGTTCAACCGCGCCGCCCAGGGGCTGGACTTCGGTGCCGAAACTTTCGGTTCCGTTGCAGCTGTCGTCGGCGGCGGTACGCCCAGCACCAAGGCCGAGGATTATTGGAGCGGTGGGATCGCGTGGGCGACACCCTCGGATGTGACCGCACTGTCCTCGCCGTATCTGTTCGAGACCAGTCGGACGATTACTGCGGCTGGGCTGGATAACTGTGCGTCGCAGTTGTATCCAGCGCACTCAATCTTCATGACGTCACGAGCAACGATTGGAGCATTTGCTCTGCCTCAGATTCCCGCTGCTGCGAACCAGGGGTTCATTGTGGTGCTGCCCCCGAGTAGCGAAATGCGATGGTGGCTGCTGCATGAGATGCGATCTCGCGTGGACGAGATGATCAGCCTGGCCAATGGTTCGACTTTCTTGGAGTTGAGTCGCAAGAACTTCAAGGCAATGCCGATTAGGCTTCCAAGCGGCGAGGGGCTCGTCGAATTCGCGCGGATTGCTGATTCACTCCATCAGCGAGCTGCTCAGGCGTCTGCGGAGAATCGCGCTCTTGTTGCTCTCCGCGACACCCTGCTCCCCCAACTCATGTCCGGCAAGCTCCGCGTCCGTGACGCGGAGCAGATCGTGGAGGACGCCGTATGA
- a CDS encoding type I restriction endonuclease subunit R, translating into MTSDRAKRDGKMTEATWESLAMEQLAELAWEVKESEDIAPGTGHRVDWDDLVLHDELRGAIERLNPELPPKAVRDALRIATDVRSAEAYPENKQAHAYMVSGIRLTYTDDFGAEQSPTVRLVDFNNADANTYFVVKQVTLRDNNGGHRRFDVVLYINGLPLAVVELKSAAAENATLKDAHAQIQTYVAEFPIAFRYNVLCLVSDGITAKYGTVFTPYEHFAPWNVDEDGKRVDTNAPDYDGLEALNLALYGLFTHPRFLSLTANFVNFTPTSKRIAKPHQYFAVTKAVNAIVEASRSNGQAGVVWHTQGAGKSEEMVETSALVSRHPALNNPTIVVVTDRNDLDDQLYETFQDSTTLLRQAPLQVTTREELRTELSSRRTGGIIFTTLQKFGLTPEEKATGGGHPQLSERRNILVIVDEAHRSHYDSLDGYARHLRDALPYATLIAFTGTPISKAEADTRAVFGEYIDIYDLKRAVDDDATVRVYHEPRVIDVSLSPGLDPDALDEQANALTEGMDDAERRRAVQYAATMTTVYGADDRIATLADDLIAHWEQRRELMKPQIGGPGKAMVVCATREICVRLYDALAERRTDWASDKVDEGVMKIVFHSDPTDCEFLRKHGLRKSQQKIVQKRAKDPDDALELLIVHSMLLTGYDAPPIHTLYMDRPMQGANLMQALARVNRRFRGKQDGLLVGYAPLTDHLTKAIGEYSPSDQEDQTLGADIERAITHVKNELNEIKGLLAGSRWKEFLADTTHPEPRKRALRLVSNYLRDPRTPGNQVKGDAKPLSTKFKESAYRLERYYRICSMSREIVERCEDLEDWRRDIAFFTEVRAWMVKLDAADREAKGEPLSAEVQLYLKQLAASVVDADDITDLYEQAGIGKLDITHLNEAQLRKLENSETPHLVAEALRRLIQQKMREVTKHNIVRYESFAKRLDDLMRRYMLQQLTSAQVIAELAVMAADISAEARRGERFDPPLSHAELAFYDAVAHRDMAKLIAGGDDTLARIARALVKDIRENLSVDWLSREPVRAKLRSRIRRVLAKFDYPPKGEYKAVDLVLKQMETFAQEWAPKAK; encoded by the coding sequence ATGACGAGCGACCGCGCGAAGCGCGACGGCAAGATGACCGAGGCCACGTGGGAGAGCTTGGCCATGGAACAGCTTGCCGAGCTCGCCTGGGAGGTGAAGGAGAGCGAGGACATCGCTCCCGGAACCGGGCACCGGGTGGACTGGGACGACCTGGTCCTGCACGACGAGCTCAGGGGGGCCATCGAGCGGCTCAACCCCGAGCTGCCGCCCAAGGCCGTCCGTGACGCTCTTCGCATCGCGACCGACGTGAGGTCCGCGGAGGCGTACCCGGAGAACAAGCAGGCGCACGCCTACATGGTCTCCGGCATCCGCCTCACGTACACCGACGACTTCGGCGCTGAGCAGAGCCCGACCGTCCGCCTCGTCGACTTCAACAACGCTGACGCGAACACATACTTTGTCGTCAAGCAGGTCACCCTGCGGGACAACAACGGCGGCCACCGCCGCTTCGACGTCGTCCTCTACATCAACGGTCTTCCGCTGGCCGTCGTCGAACTGAAGAGCGCCGCCGCCGAGAACGCGACGCTCAAGGACGCGCACGCGCAGATCCAGACGTACGTTGCCGAGTTCCCGATCGCGTTCCGCTACAACGTCCTGTGCCTCGTCTCGGACGGCATCACCGCGAAGTACGGCACCGTCTTCACGCCGTACGAGCACTTCGCCCCGTGGAACGTGGACGAGGACGGCAAGCGCGTCGACACCAATGCCCCCGACTACGACGGCCTGGAGGCGTTGAACCTCGCCCTCTACGGGCTGTTCACCCACCCCCGTTTTCTCTCCCTGACGGCCAACTTCGTCAATTTCACGCCGACCAGCAAGCGGATCGCCAAGCCGCACCAGTACTTCGCCGTCACCAAGGCTGTGAACGCGATCGTCGAGGCGTCCCGCAGCAACGGTCAGGCCGGCGTGGTCTGGCACACGCAGGGCGCCGGCAAGTCCGAGGAGATGGTGGAGACCTCCGCGCTGGTCTCCCGACACCCGGCGCTGAACAATCCGACCATCGTCGTGGTCACTGACCGCAACGACCTCGACGACCAGCTGTACGAGACGTTCCAGGACAGCACGACCCTCCTCCGCCAGGCACCCCTCCAGGTGACCACGCGCGAGGAACTGCGCACCGAGCTGTCGAGTCGGCGCACCGGCGGGATCATCTTCACGACGCTGCAGAAGTTCGGGCTCACCCCGGAGGAGAAGGCCACCGGCGGCGGTCATCCCCAGCTCTCCGAGCGCCGCAACATCCTGGTCATCGTCGATGAAGCGCACCGCTCCCACTACGACAGCCTCGACGGGTACGCCCGTCACCTGCGTGACGCACTTCCGTACGCCACGCTTATCGCCTTCACTGGCACCCCCATCTCTAAAGCGGAGGCGGACACCCGGGCGGTGTTCGGCGAGTACATCGACATCTACGACCTCAAGCGGGCCGTGGACGACGACGCCACCGTGCGCGTCTACCACGAGCCGCGGGTCATCGACGTCTCCCTCTCGCCCGGTCTCGACCCCGACGCACTCGACGAGCAGGCCAACGCGCTGACCGAGGGCATGGATGACGCCGAGCGCCGCCGGGCGGTGCAGTACGCCGCCACCATGACCACGGTGTACGGCGCGGACGACCGGATAGCGACCCTCGCCGACGACCTGATCGCACACTGGGAGCAGCGCCGCGAGCTCATGAAGCCGCAGATCGGCGGCCCCGGCAAGGCGATGGTCGTCTGCGCCACCCGCGAGATCTGCGTACGGCTGTACGACGCCCTCGCCGAGCGGCGCACCGACTGGGCGAGCGACAAGGTCGACGAGGGCGTCATGAAGATCGTCTTCCACAGCGACCCTACCGATTGCGAATTCCTTCGCAAGCATGGCCTGCGCAAGTCCCAGCAGAAGATCGTTCAGAAGCGCGCCAAGGACCCCGACGACGCCCTCGAGCTGCTCATCGTCCACTCGATGCTGCTCACCGGGTACGACGCTCCGCCTATCCACACCCTCTACATGGACCGCCCGATGCAGGGCGCGAACCTCATGCAGGCCCTCGCCCGCGTCAACCGTCGCTTCCGCGGCAAGCAGGACGGCCTCCTCGTCGGCTACGCCCCGCTCACCGACCACCTCACGAAGGCGATCGGCGAATACTCGCCTAGCGACCAGGAGGATCAGACGCTCGGCGCAGACATCGAGCGAGCGATCACCCACGTCAAGAACGAACTCAACGAGATCAAGGGGCTTCTGGCCGGCAGCCGCTGGAAGGAATTTCTCGCCGACACCACGCACCCGGAGCCCCGCAAGCGCGCCCTGCGGCTAGTTTCCAACTATCTCCGCGACCCAAGGACCCCCGGCAATCAGGTGAAGGGCGACGCTAAGCCGTTGTCCACGAAGTTCAAGGAGAGCGCCTACCGCCTGGAGCGCTACTACCGGATCTGCTCCATGAGCCGAGAAATCGTCGAACGCTGTGAGGACCTGGAGGACTGGCGGCGCGACATCGCTTTCTTCACCGAGGTCCGCGCCTGGATGGTCAAGCTCGACGCCGCCGACCGGGAGGCGAAGGGCGAGCCGCTCTCCGCGGAGGTCCAGCTTTACCTCAAGCAGCTCGCCGCCTCCGTCGTCGACGCCGACGACATCACCGACCTGTACGAACAGGCCGGCATAGGAAAGCTCGACATCACTCACCTCAACGAGGCCCAGCTGCGTAAGCTGGAGAACTCTGAGACCCCGCACCTCGTCGCTGAGGCTCTACGGCGCCTGATCCAGCAGAAGATGCGCGAGGTCACCAAGCACAACATCGTCCGTTACGAGAGCTTTGCCAAGCGCCTGGACGACCTGATGAGACGCTACATGCTCCAGCAGCTCACTAGCGCCCAGGTAATTGCTGAGCTGGCCGTGATGGCAGCGGACATCTCCGCTGAGGCCCGTCGCGGTGAGAGATTCGACCCGCCCCTTAGCCACGCCGAGCTTGCCTTCTACGACGCTGTCGCCCACCGCGACATGGCCAAGCTCATCGCGGGCGGGGACGACACCCTCGCCCGGATCGCCCGCGCGCTCGTGAAGGACATCCGGGAGAACCTGTCCGTCGACTGGCTTTCCCGGGAACCTGTCCGAGCCAAGCTTCGCTCCCGCATCCGCCGCGTGCTCGCGAAGTTCGACTACCCCCCGAAGGGGGAATACAAGGCCGTCGACCTGGTCCTCAAGCAGATGGAGACATTCGCGCAGGAGTGGGCGCCCAAGGCGAAGTAG
- a CDS encoding ATP-binding protein, with the protein MTARPEQMPGPPAAPAGVHASEGGIAAGGDVTGSSTHYITADQAFVLPPEAYAPIPDDAADRGVSNIAAGLFVGRADELLALEEAFTRPGKVIVHAVHGLGGVGKSALAAHWAGRRSEKLRWWVTADDAAAVDAGLAALARALQPGLTGLPAELQGAWRKPHHCRSAGNHQPHSRMPPNLRTLSESLQVSEGVRSCTAKTASRLRSPVDQVSGRHLFTLLRAAALHEHASGKLVSTPPIPAKGSLGRCIRHAPHEHRRDKARALQS; encoded by the coding sequence GTGACTGCAAGACCCGAGCAGATGCCGGGGCCGCCGGCGGCACCCGCCGGGGTCCACGCAAGTGAAGGCGGGATCGCCGCCGGCGGCGACGTGACCGGCTCGTCGACGCACTACATCACGGCGGACCAGGCGTTCGTGCTCCCGCCGGAGGCGTATGCGCCGATCCCGGACGATGCCGCAGACCGCGGGGTGTCGAACATCGCAGCGGGGCTGTTCGTCGGCCGCGCCGACGAACTCCTTGCGCTGGAGGAAGCCTTCACCCGGCCCGGGAAGGTCATCGTGCACGCGGTGCACGGACTGGGCGGGGTCGGCAAATCGGCCCTCGCCGCGCACTGGGCCGGCCGGCGCAGCGAGAAACTGCGGTGGTGGGTGACTGCCGACGACGCGGCAGCGGTCGACGCGGGGCTGGCCGCGCTGGCGCGGGCACTGCAGCCCGGCTTGACCGGACTGCCCGCCGAACTGCAGGGGGCTTGGAGAAAACCCCATCACTGCAGGTCAGCGGGTAATCATCAGCCTCACTCACGCATGCCTCCCAACCTGAGAACGCTCAGCGAATCGCTGCAGGTCAGCGAGGGCGTCCGTTCATGCACCGCGAAGACTGCCTCCCGACTCCGGAGTCCCGTCGATCAAGTGAGCGGGAGGCACCTCTTCACTCTCCTGCGCGCTGCCGCGCTACACGAACACGCCTCCGGGAAGCTCGTATCCACCCCACCCATCCCGGCCAAGGGATCGCTCGGTCGCTGTATCCGTCACGCGCCCCACGAACATCGTCGCGACAAGGCCCGAGCGCTACAGAGCTAG